The following is a genomic window from Candidatus Hydrogenedentota bacterium.
TAGTCGCGTTTGCGCGCGCCGCGCAGCGTGATGTGCGACAGGTGCTCGTTGATCGTGTTGACGCCAAGCACCTGGACCCAGTCGCCGATCCGTTTCAAATCCTCGAACCGGATGTCCCACCCACTGCCGCCGTACGTCTCGCAGAGCGTTCGCGCGCACCCCATCTGGTTCGCGACGCTTTGAAGTTCCATCACGGCCCGGACGTTTCCGAATTGCGCGTGGACGCCCTCGCCGTACTGGTTGAACAGAATGTCAATGCCCGGCCGCTGCTGCCACGCCGACATGGCCATGTTGTCCGGCACGCTGCGCGTGTTCGGCCACTCGTGTTCCCAATAATGGCCGGTGAACTCGATGCCCGCCCGCGCGCAATAATCCCGGTACGGCTTGCCCCAGCGCTCGCCGAACAAGTCGAGCAGCGTTTGGTAGTAATCGTGCCGGACCCGTTTCCAATCCCCCGTCGCTTCCGTCAGACCCGGCAGATTGTCCATCAGCGAATAGCCGCGCCGCCGCTCGAATTCCCGTGGCAGATCGGGCGTCCAATGGAGTCCCTTCGCAGAGGCGAGGTGTGGCTCGTCGGTAAACGATCCGGGGATGCGCTTTCCCCATTCGCCGGGAAACGCTTTCCGGTAGGGGTCCAGCGTGATTTCGAGAAACTTTTCCGTGACGCCGGGACGAAGCAGGTCCACGTAGAACTTCCCGCCGAACCATGGCGATTCGCCGCCCTTCGAAAGGGTCGCCGCCAGATAGTCGCCCGTGAGGGACGGATTGGCGCGAAACGCCTCCGTCACGTTCTTCCACTGTTCACCGTCGCGCTCGAACACGGCAAGTACGTCCACATTCTTCAATGCGCCCAGGTTTTTGATGGGTTGCAGGACCAGTCCCATGCAACGCGCTTCCGGCATGGCTTCCGGCACGAATCCGCCCGCGAATCCCGACGGGTACGAATTCTCGTCGTAAATCCAGATGTTCATGTCGCGCTTTTCGGCCACGTCGAGCGCCGCGCGCCACATCCGAAACCAGTCATCCGACAGATACGGCGTCATCAGGCCGGGCCGCGGATGGACGAACGCCTGCCGCACACCCTGATCCGCCAACGCATTCAGACTGTACGCGACCTCTTCTTCGGTCAGCAGGTCGTTCCACACCCAAAGCGGCGCGGAGGCATATTCGCGCGGCGGGTTCCGAAACAGCGCGAAAACGCTCCCGGCATCCGCCGCCGCAAACGCCTTCGCGCCCGGCAAACCGGACATCATCAGAACAAACAAACAGAACAACGGCAAACGCATGTCGTACTCTCCTATGGTTGGAATCGCGTGCGCACCATCATAGCGTCCATAAGCGTCCGCCGCAACAGGCATCGCGCGAAAATATTTCGTGCTCCCGCTCGTGCTATTTTGAAAATACATTCGATCGCCACTCTGTTCGTGCGCGTGCGCGTAATCGTAATCGAAACAAGAAGTCGCGACATCTTCAATCGCTTGCGCGATTACCCCGGAAAACTCATTTTCGTCCCCACAGGGAAGACTCGAGGTCTCATGATAACTCGTTTTCGCCATCGAAGATCCAGGTTTTCGTTCTCCTACAACCAAGGACGGACCTATAGTTATTGAAAACCTGTTTGGTCTTGTTTCGTATGACCCAGCGGGATTGTGGGTACGAGTACGAGCAGGAGCACGAGCACGAGCAGGAAAGTGTGGCGTAAATAGTGGTTTGGATTGTTAGTACAATCAGATTACTTTGCCATGGACTCCGGACGGGGTGATGTTGCGTGTACGAAGTGAAAAAGCGCACAATTCAAGCGATGCAGAAGATGAAAATAATGTTTCATCACGGCAGAAAAATCCAACATGGGCGGTTGGCGATCGAAAACGCGCCAAAGGAAAAGGATATCAAGGGCATAGGCGACATAAACGATTTCGTCCACGGGGTCGCTGTCATTGACATCCGTGGCGACTTTTCTGTCCTTGGACATCTTCCCTGGATACGGCCCTTTCAGCGACAACGGCCCCATCCAGGATAAAACGGGTGGATTGCAGATGCGCATCATGATATCGGGCGGCGGCACAGGCGGACACACCTCGCCGGCGGTGGCCATCATCGAGGAACTCCGCAAACGCGATCCGCGCCTGGTGGTTCAGTGGGTCGGACGCAAGGGCGGAATCGAACAGAAGGTGGCGGCGCGCGCCGGGGTTCCGTTTCGGACGGTGCCCGTCGAGGGCTGGCCACGCAAACGAAGCCTTCGCAGGTTGTGGGTAGCGGCGAAATTGGCCGCGGGCGTTGTTCGCGCCATGCTTCACATAGCAAGTTTTCGCCCGCAGGCCGTTGTGGGCGTGGGGGGATTCGTCTGCCTGCCCCTGTGCTACGCGGCGCAACGGCTGGGCATTCTCACGTTTCTCCACGAACAAAACAAGCGGCTCGGCATGGCCAACCAACTGCTCGCGCCGCGCGCGACCCGGCTGCTGTTGAGTTATCCGGAAACCCTGGGACGTTATCCCGCCGACAAGGCGCGCGTGGTGGGCAATCCCGTGCGCGCGGGGTTCCTGCAACCGCCGTCCCGGGAAGACGCCCGCGAATCCCTTGGACTCGATGCAAACGTGCCGGTCGTGCTCGTTACCGGCGGCAGCCAGGGCGCACACACAATCAATGCCGCCATGAAGGAGGCCGTCCTCGACTTCGGGCCGCGGGATGCGCAATTCCTGTGGATGACCGGCGCTTCCGATGCTGCGTCCGCGCGCGAAGCCGCCTCGCGGTCGTCCGCGCGCGTGGAGGTTTTCCCGTTTATCGAGGACATGGCGCGCGCATGCGCCGCCGCGGACCTGATGGTGTGCCGCGCGGGCGCGTCGAGCACCGCCGAAATCGCCGCCATGGGCAAGCCGTCCATCCTCATACCGTATCCGCATGCGACGGACAATCATCAGGAACAGAACGCCCGGGCCTTCGAACAGGCCGGAGCCGCCGTGGTGCTGCTCGATGGCGAATGCACCGGCCAGCGTCTCGCGGAAACGATTCGCGGCCTGCTAAACGAACCGGAACGCCGCGCCGCCATGGCCAAGGCGGCCGTTTTGCTGGC
Proteins encoded in this region:
- the murG gene encoding undecaprenyldiphospho-muramoylpentapeptide beta-N-acetylglucosaminyltransferase, with amino-acid sequence MRIMISGGGTGGHTSPAVAIIEELRKRDPRLVVQWVGRKGGIEQKVAARAGVPFRTVPVEGWPRKRSLRRLWVAAKLAAGVVRAMLHIASFRPQAVVGVGGFVCLPLCYAAQRLGILTFLHEQNKRLGMANQLLAPRATRLLLSYPETLGRYPADKARVVGNPVRAGFLQPPSREDARESLGLDANVPVVLVTGGSQGAHTINAAMKEAVLDFGPRDAQFLWMTGASDAASAREAASRSSARVEVFPFIEDMARACAAADLMVCRAGASSTAEIAAMGKPSILIPYPHATDNHQEQNARAFEQAGAAVVLLDGECTGQRLAETIRGLLNEPERRAAMAKAAVLLAKPAAAETIVEEILTHVFQAAPLEEA